The Sulfurospirillum diekertiae genomic sequence CGTTAAGACGCATACATGGGCTTGTACCACATGAGCCTAAACACTCGACTAAAGAGAGGGTAAATTTGCCATCCTTACTTGTTTCACCAGCTCGTATGCCAAGGCGTTCTTGCAAATGTTCTTGCAACGTTTTAGAACCTGCAAGCATACAGGAGAGGGTTTTGCACAGTTGTAAATGGTATGTTCCAATAGGTTGGAGGTTGAACATGGTATAAAAAGAGGCAACAGAGTAGACCTCCATTGCGGAACATTCAAGTTTTTTAGCAACGTATTGCATCGCATCTAAACTGATCCACCCTTCTTGGTACTGAACCATCCATAAAGAGGGGAGCATC encodes the following:
- a CDS encoding NADH-quinone oxidoreductase subunit NuoE family protein, with the protein product MNTFAFNHANEEKFSALLERYPDKSSLMLPSLWMVQYQEGWISLDAMQYVAKKLECSAMEVYSVASFYTMFNLQPIGTYHLQLCKTLSCMLAGSKTLQEHLQERLGIRAGETSKDGKFTLSLVECLGSCGTSPCMRLNDDYIENLTVEKLDALLEELSK